The Amyelois transitella isolate CPQ chromosome Z, ilAmyTran1.1, whole genome shotgun sequence genome contains a region encoding:
- the LOC106134051 gene encoding uncharacterized protein LOC106134051 — translation MENKQWFWLTASLVLLWLSVAAADGEVWEESDHEVLVRSERGTKNRETCRYTRGAWSECDSKTNVRSRMLTLKKGDPDSCERTKTIQKKCKKACRYEKSSWSECSPNGEMSRTDMLKANSDPSCDQSRRITKKCNKNKQVKSTKDKGRRNRQ, via the exons ATGGAG AACAAGCAATGGTTTTGGCTGACTGCGAGTCTCGTGCTACTCTGGCTGTCGGTGGCGGCTGCCGACGGCGAGGTGTGGGAGGAGTCCGACCACGAGGTCCTCGTTAGGAGTGAGAGAGGAACTAAGAATAGAG AAACTTGTCGCTACACCAGGGGAGCCTGGTCGGAATGCGACTCTAAAACCAACGTGCGCTCTCGAATGCTGACCCTGAAGAAAGGGGACCCAGACAGTTGCGAGCGTACCAAGACCATCCAGAAGAAATGCAAAAAAG CCTGCCGCTATGAAAAGTCCTCATGGAGCGAGTGCAGTCCCAATGGTGAAATGTCCAGGACTGACATGCTGAAAGCTAACAGCGACCCGAGCTGCGACCAGAGCAGGCGCATTACTAAAAAGTGTAACAAGAACAAACAAGTGAAGTCCACCAAAGACAAGG
- the LOC106134053 gene encoding uncharacterized protein LOC106134053: MAPRKNYTSEQMAKAVDAVRKGEKVAVAPLLKKAIEKLTPDCIKNGFRAGGLFPFGPDYIDMSKIKNREEASVIQSNPALTEFVKYLEKEIIGVFSEEKLAMFQNLFYKKRDTVESDLPEEDTALYVIWAKNKSKCYSDDCASSCNILPTSEVIESHSPSTLEPINISMDIIDHVSHSETVVAEKEVIDFGNSLTPQNYSLASVEDIREQSPIIVDSGFGGVNQNLEVEDFNTLQRVVECTPKKISTITHPPSPSILQLPSDPAVTESNGIPQPEIITTANSQWAVDNTITSSIVPENRSPFLTPDRPTRAPISRTIHTDKIAPTKKTMDDALGIIVPSPFKKFLFWPEDDINKKKKRIKREKIPAAVTSKAWREYHENKENEKKRQQKEKENHF; this comes from the coding sequence ATGGCACccagaaaaaattatacgtcCGAGCAAATGGCTAAAGCTGTTGATGCTGTCCGCAAAGGCGAAAAAGTTGCCGTTGCTCCACTGCTGAAAAAAGCTATAGAAAAATTAACTCCTGATTGCATTAAAAACGGATTCAGGGCCGGAGGCTTGTTTCCATTTGGTCCCGATTATATCGATATGTCCAAAATCAAAAACAGAGAAGAAGCTTCAGTTATTCAGTCCAATCCAGCATTAACagaatttgttaaatatttagaaaaagagATAATTGGTGTTTTTTCAGAAGAGAAGTTAGCTATGTTTCAGAATCTgttctataaaaaaagagaCACAGTTGAAAGTGACCTTCCCGAGGAAGACACCGCTTTGTACGTTATATGGGCCAAGAACAAATCTAAATGCTACTCTGACGACTGTGCAAGTTCATGCAACATCCTGCCGACATCTGAAGTTATTGAGTCACATTCGCCATCAACCCTGGAACCGATTAATATTTCAATGGATATTATAGACCATGTATCTCACTCCGAGACGGTAGTGGCTGAAAAAGAAGTTATAGACTTCGGAAACTCTTTAACACCTCAAAATTATTCTTTAGCCTCAGTTGAAGATATAAGAGAACAATCACCTATTATTGTTGACAGCGGTTTTGGAGGGGTTAATCAAAATCTTGAAGTTGAAGATTTTAATACATTGCAGAGAGTTGTTGAGTGTACGCCCAAAAAGATATCTACAATTACTCATCCTCCGTCACCATCAATACTTCAGCTTCCCAGTGATCCAGCTGTTACTGAAAGCAATGGCATACCCCAACCTGAAATAATAACGACGGCAAACAGTCAGTGGGCAGTAGACAACACAATCACGTCGAGCATTGTTCCCGAAAATAGATCACCTTTTTTGACTCCAGACAGACCAACACGCGCACCTATTTCAAGAACTATTCATACAGATAAAATAGCACCCACAAAAAAAACGATGGATGATGCATTAGGTATTATAGTACCATCAccttttaaaaagtttcttttttggCCGGAAgacgatataaataaaaagaaaaaaagaataaagagaGAAAAAATACCAGCAGCAGTAACAAGCAAGGCATGGCGCGAATAccatgaaaataaagaaaatgagaaaaaaaggcaacaaaaagaaaaagaaaaccatttctaa